The Haloarcula sp. H-GB4 genome segment CGCTCGCAAGCCCCTGTGCGTCGAGGCTGAAGAAGTAGACGCTCGGGACGCCGTCGCGGGTGACGTACGTACGGACGTTGATCTCCGGGAGCCGAACGCCGAGCGACCGTGGGACCCCTTTCGGTCGGACGGCGACGTTGGTGAACGGCACGACCGAAAGCCACGCCGACCCGTCGTAGCGGTCGGCTTCGAGCGAGGGCGGGAGGTGTGCATCCATCAGTTCGGGGTCGACCGGCCAGTTCTCGAACAGCAACTGCCGCCAGCTCATCTCCAGGGGCAGGACCATACGCTCGAGTTCACACCGTAGCGAAAAGAGTCTCCTGTTGGAGGCGTCAGATAGCGCGCGAGATCTAGCGCCCGCTTCCAGTAGCTCAGCTGTCCACGGATTCCTGTAACCGTGCGAGACTGGTCAAAACCGGATACGTCCAGAGTTGCTCTTCGTACATATATGTGCAGAACTCGTGTGTCTCGAACCGGTGAACGCTTGAGTGGAGTTGGTCCTGTCGTTCCTGTAGAAGCGCTGTAACGTCGTTTTGGAACGTCTCGCGATACCACTCAGGAACGACTGTGCTGTCGAGCGTCTCAATGATCTCCTGCAGACTGCTGTGGTACTCCTGCATCGATTCCTGTTCGATTTTGACAGCGCGGTCCAGCGAGGTCCGTTCGTCGATTGCTTGCTCAGTCGCGGCCACCAGCGAACGCTTGATCGGCGGCGAGAGCCCGACGTTCGTCTCAGGGTGAAACAGCGCTGCGTAGTCCGGCCCGAACTCGATAGCAACGTTCTCCACCAGCGACTCGTCGTACACCGACTCGTAGTGATCGACAGCCAGCACCGTGTCGGCGTAGGCGTCCCGTAGCGCTTCAACGGGGTCGGATACGGACTGTCGACTTCGCGCACCGACGGGGGAGGAGGGCTGTTCGGCGGGGTCGACGGCACGCACACGCTGTAGAAAGTCCTCGAGCCCGTCTTGCTCGGCTGCAAGCTCGGTGTGCTCCCTGTCGAGCACTGTGAGAGCCGTCTCTACCGGCTCGAGAATGTGGTCTCGCCATGTGTGCAGGAACCACTGCGTGCCGTCCTGCGCAGGCGTCGTTGACATACTAGTCTCTCGTTCAGTAACAACAATAAGTGTTTTAGTTACCCGTCAACACCACCGTGTTCTGTACGGTTATTTATAAAGGATATCGGACAGCGGCGTTGCGTCCGCGGTGTGTCCTGCGGTTTCAATCTATCGACAATTACAGCTCGCACCGAACCGTATCTGACTGCAAGAGCAAGACATATAACCCATATTTACCCACAAACCGGTTCCATATAGAACTATACAAAACGTAAAATACGGTATAATATAGAAGTCCCGAGATATGCGATTGTATTGCTATTATAAAATCCATATATTCCCTAATTCTCGTGGCATAAGAGAGATATAAATTTAAATACTGGCCACACGCACTCTGGTGCTTAAGCTACGGCCTGGTCTACGCTTCGGCTTCCACCAACTCCATAGAGCGGTATCCATAGAGTCTGATTATGTCAGATATTGACAGGTGTCGGTTACCAGCGGCCGGTCTGTTGGTCTGGCTGCCCATCGTTTACATCCGGGTTTTAAATAATGACGGCAACTCTACTCGGTAATGACCGACGACGCCAACACACAAAACACGGGCCGGCGGATACAGTCCGTGGAGAACGCCTGCGAGATCATCGAAGCCGTACAGGAGTCACACAGCGCGACGTTGCAGGAACTGAGCGAACGAATCGAGCTTTCCCAGGGAACGCTTCACACATATCTTGCGACGCTGACCGACTGTGGCTTCCTCACGAAGGACGACGACACGTACCAGCTCGGCTTTCGATTCGTCACGATGGGCGAACACGTCCGTAACGAGACGGAGCTCTACACTGCTGGACAGGAGGAAGTAGACAAACTGGCCGACAGATCCGGTGAGTACGTCCATCTAGTCGTCGAAAACGACGGTCGCGAAGTCGCCATCTACGAACGGCGGGGCGAACATGCCGTCGGAATGGACTACCACCTCCAGCTGCGGGAGGCACCACAACACCTCCACGACAGCGCTTCGGGCAAGGCAATCCTCTCATGTCTCCCGGACGAGCGCGTTGAGAAAATAATCGACCGGGAAGGCCTTTCACGACAGACACAGCACACGATTACGGACCGAGAAACACTTCGTGACGAGCTAGAAACTATCCGGGAGCGGGGATACGCAACGAACGACGAGGAAGAGATCCGTGGCCTCCGGGCGATCGGTGCGCCGATTCTGGACAACGATGGGACCGTCGTCGGCGCGGTCAGTGTGACTGCACCGACCAGCCGTCTGAAAGGGGCCCGCTTCGACACCGAAATTCCTGAGATGGTGATGGAGGCAGCCAACCTCATCGAGGTCAATCTCGAAATGACCTCGTTCGACCGGAGCACGTAACAGCCTCGTCATACGCTCGTCACTGTGTGTCGGCGACGACCACTAACCGACGACGGCCTCAGGCCACTCCAATTTGGATTACTCAAATCACAGGTGTGCTGCTGTGACGATGGAACGGAGCGATTGTCCCGTCGAGCGATCAATAATAACAGTCGTACCACCGTTAGTAGCCAAGCCACGATAGCACAGCGGATCGGATAGTCGTGGTTGTAGGCAGTCTACGGTGGGGTACTACGAGATTGGTACCTGTTATCGCCGGCATGCCTCGGTATAGTACCCCGTTGCTACGATACCAAGCTTGCTTTTGACTTGCTCAAACTACTTATTGTCACCCAACTCCGGTAGACAGACGCGCTGTAGCGCGCATACGGTATGCTCTGTGGCATCATGCGCACGTTCATGCAAGTACCGCAATCACTCTCAGATTGAGTATATCAAGCGTATATTCCAGCAGTATTTCACAGATAAAGCGTTAGATGGGCTTAAAATCTTCTGTAATTGGCTTGAGAAGGCGTTATTAACTTTTGCTATGTTCAAACTAGTTGTCCCGTAGACAGTCCCAAATGTTTATTAACAATACCGGTATTGGTGCCGATACACTGTCTCACTCCAGCCGTCGGATGCTGACAGTCAAGACGGAACCAGCGTCTGAACAACTCAGCGTACTCGCCCCATTGGTCCCGAAGCGAGTGGGCGTACGCACCACCGAACCCACAACCCAATCATGAGCACACAGAAGGAGCCATCAGAGCAAGCGACAGACGAGGACGAATCGCCAATCGCGACTGCCCGCCACCAGCTGGAGCAAGCAGCTGAACACCTTGACCTTTCTGAGGGGATGCTTGAGCAGCTCCGCCACCCATCGAAAACAGTCGAGGTATCTGTTCCGATCCGCCGAACCGACGGGAGCGTTGAGGTGTTCAGCGGGTATCGCGTCCAGCACTTCGAGATCAGGGGGCCGTATAAAGGCGGTATGCGATACCACCCGAGCGTCTCCGCCGAGGAGTGCACGGCGCTAGCGATGTTGATGACGTGGAAGTGTGCGGTGATGGACCTGCCCTTCGGCGGCGCGAAGGGTGGCATCGTCGTCGATCCGTCGACGCTCGATGCACAGGAGACCGAGCAGTTGACGCGTCGGTTCGCCGAGGAACTACGCGAAGTCGTTGGACCGACGAAAGACATCCCCGCACCCGATATGGGGACCGACGAGCAGACCGTCGCCTGGTTCATGGACGCGTATTCAATGCAGGAAGGCGAGACGGTCCCCGGCATTGTGACTGGCAAACCGACAGCGGTTGGCGGGACACACGGCCGTGAGGAGGCACCCGGCCGAAGCGTCGCTATCGTCGCCCGCGAAGCACTCGACTACTACGACGGAAACATCGATGGTGCGACTGTCGCCGTCCAGGGCTTCGGTGCCGTGGGCGCGAACGCCGCACGCCTGCTTGACTCGTGGGGTGCGTCTGTCGTCGCTGTCAGCGATGTGGACGGCGGCATCTACGACGAATCCGGGCTCGATATCGAATCGATTTCGGCTGACGGCGACGAACACGGCCAGCTGGGGGCTGTTGACGCACCACGTCAGGTATCCAACGCCGAGTTGCTGGAACTCGATGTCGATGTCCTCATTCCTGCAGCAGTCGGGAACGTCCTAACCGAGGAGAACGCTGCAGACGTACAGGCGAGCATTATCGTCGAAGGGGCGAACGGCCCGACAACGACAGCGGCCGATACAGTGTTCAAGGAGCGCGACATCCCAGTCATCCCGGATATCCTCGCGAACGCCGGCGGCGTCACCGTGAGCTACTTCGAATGGCTCCAGCACATCAACCGACGGAGCTGGTCCCGTGAAGAAGTCAACGACGAACTCGAAGCCGAGATGCTCGATGCCTGGGAGGCCCTGCAGGCTGAGGTCGAGGACCGTGATGTCACGTGGCGAACAGCTGCCTACATCGTCGCGCTTTCGCGAATCGGTGACGCTATGAACGCTCGTGGACTATGGCCGTAACAACGGATGTCGCTTCAGTCCACCCACTCGCGAGACCGTAGTCGTCCCGTGTCACCTGTCGCGGTGCTCGGTGTCCCGTTCGCCCTCGGTGCCGACCGGCGCGGCGTCGACATGGGCCCGTCAGCGATTCGCTACGGCGGCCTCACCGCTGCGCTTGATACGGCCGGCGTCGACTACACTGACGTCGGAGACCTTTCAGCGCCGACGCTACAGTCCCAACCGGCGTCCGACGACAACAGTGCGAAGTACCTCGACGCTATCGCGGAAATGACCGATACACTTGCCGACCGGGTGGCGACAGAAATAGCCGACGGGAGCGTGCCGCTGGTGTTAGGTGGCGACCATTCTATCGCGATGGGCACGATGCGCGGTGCGGCTCAGACGACCGAACTCGGCGTCATCTGGTTCGACGCCCACGGCGATTACAACACCCCGACTACGTCGCCCAGCGGGAACGTCCACGGGATGCCGCTTGCGGCCGCCCACGGCTACGGCGACTTCGCAGAGATGCCGTGGGCCACCGCCCCGAACGTTGCCGAGGAGAACACCGTCATCGTCGGCGCGCGGAGCCTCGATGCCGACGAACGAGCAGTCCTCCGCGAGAGTGACATCTCCGTCTTCACGATGGAAGACATCGACAGTCGGGGTATCGGCCCAGTCACTGATGAGGCACTCGACATCGCGACCGATGGGGTCGATGACATCCACGTGAGCCTTGACCTCGATTGGCTTGACCCGGACGATGCACCGGGGGTCGGGACACCGGTTCCCGGCGGCGTCACCTACCGGGAGGCGCATACGGCGATGGAACGGGTCGCCGACCGCGACGCCGCCGAATCGGTGCTGCGCTCGCTTGATGTTGTCGAGGTCAACCCCATCCTCGACCAGCGCAACACGACGGGCGAGCGAGCGGCCGAACTCGCCGCTAGCGCGTTCGGCAAGCGGATCCTGTAGCCCAGTTTCGAACCGCAGCAAGGACCCAGCTATGTGGCCAGTACGCGGGCCCGGAACACAGTGATTTATTACTAATGATTGTTATTGTGATAACATGGACCGCGATACTGCGGAGCCGCGTGTCGATAGTATGCCTGGCCCACAGAGCAGCGAGTGGGTCGAGTACCATCACGAAACCGCCGCGCCGAGTACGTACGTGTACGAATTCGTCTGGGACATCACTGAGGACGCAATCGGCCCGTTCTGTACAGACGCGGACGGCAACGTCCTGCTAGATTTTACCTGTCACGTCGCCGCATCGCCGCTCGGGTACAATAACCCGAAGGTGCTCGACCGTGCCGACGAGTTCGACATGGTCGACCCGCTGAAGATCGCCGGTCAGGACTTCTACATCAGCACCGGCGGCTCACCCGACGAAACGTCGCTACCGGGGCCCGCCCACCTGATGGATAGACTGACCGATATTACCAGCCAGTACGACTTCGACACCGTCTTCCTCTCGAATTCTGGTGCCGAGGCCGTCGAGAACGCGATGAAGATTTGTTACGATAACTGCGAGACGCCGAAGTACGGCATTACCTTCGACGGCGCGTTCCACGGTCGGACGCTGGGGGCGCTATCGCTTAACCGTTCGAAGTCCGTCTACCGTCGAAAATTCCCCGAAATCAGCGGGATTCACGACGTGGAGTACTCCGAGGCCGGCGTCGAGCGCCTCCGTTCGAAGCTCGACGCAGACACTGGCCACATCCCGCCCGAGGAAGTCGCGTTCCTCA includes the following:
- the gdhB gene encoding glutamate dehydrogenase GdhB: MSTQKEPSEQATDEDESPIATARHQLEQAAEHLDLSEGMLEQLRHPSKTVEVSVPIRRTDGSVEVFSGYRVQHFEIRGPYKGGMRYHPSVSAEECTALAMLMTWKCAVMDLPFGGAKGGIVVDPSTLDAQETEQLTRRFAEELREVVGPTKDIPAPDMGTDEQTVAWFMDAYSMQEGETVPGIVTGKPTAVGGTHGREEAPGRSVAIVAREALDYYDGNIDGATVAVQGFGAVGANAARLLDSWGASVVAVSDVDGGIYDESGLDIESISADGDEHGQLGAVDAPRQVSNAELLELDVDVLIPAAVGNVLTEENAADVQASIIVEGANGPTTTAADTVFKERDIPVIPDILANAGGVTVSYFEWLQHINRRSWSREEVNDELEAEMLDAWEALQAEVEDRDVTWRTAAYIVALSRIGDAMNARGLWP
- the rocF gene encoding arginase, yielding MLGVPFALGADRRGVDMGPSAIRYGGLTAALDTAGVDYTDVGDLSAPTLQSQPASDDNSAKYLDAIAEMTDTLADRVATEIADGSVPLVLGGDHSIAMGTMRGAAQTTELGVIWFDAHGDYNTPTTSPSGNVHGMPLAAAHGYGDFAEMPWATAPNVAEENTVIVGARSLDADERAVLRESDISVFTMEDIDSRGIGPVTDEALDIATDGVDDIHVSLDLDWLDPDDAPGVGTPVPGGVTYREAHTAMERVADRDAAESVLRSLDVVEVNPILDQRNTTGERAAELAASAFGKRIL
- a CDS encoding aspartate aminotransferase family protein is translated as MDRDTAEPRVDSMPGPQSSEWVEYHHETAAPSTYVYEFVWDITEDAIGPFCTDADGNVLLDFTCHVAASPLGYNNPKVLDRADEFDMVDPLKIAGQDFYISTGGSPDETSLPGPAHLMDRLTDITSQYDFDTVFLSNSGAEAVENAMKICYDNCETPKYGITFDGAFHGRTLGALSLNRSKSVYRRKFPEISGIHDVEYSEAGVERLRSKLDADTGHIPPEEVAFLILEPIQGEGGYRVPNPEFLSAVDDLCREHDIPIIADEIQSGVGRTGEMWAVDHYDIEPDVITSAKALRVGATVSRSDIFPSETSRLSSTWGAGDILGSMRGALTLAAIEDHDLVDNAAEKGTYFMDRLRDISAGRSLVEDVRGLGLMTALEFDTADRRDAVMETALQHGLLTLGCGQKSLRLLPPLDVTERELELCLDILDSVFTEVAGAVASA
- a CDS encoding IclR family transcriptional regulator, which codes for MTDDANTQNTGRRIQSVENACEIIEAVQESHSATLQELSERIELSQGTLHTYLATLTDCGFLTKDDDTYQLGFRFVTMGEHVRNETELYTAGQEEVDKLADRSGEYVHLVVENDGREVAIYERRGEHAVGMDYHLQLREAPQHLHDSASGKAILSCLPDERVEKIIDREGLSRQTQHTITDRETLRDELETIRERGYATNDEEEIRGLRAIGAPILDNDGTVVGAVSVTAPTSRLKGARFDTEIPEMVMEAANLIEVNLEMTSFDRST